One Kitasatospora sp. MAP12-44 DNA segment encodes these proteins:
- a CDS encoding HAD family hydrolase: MTDLIELVIFDCDGVLIDSERLAVRVDAVVLASLGWELSEEEIIRRFVGRSHAYMVSEIEAHLGRPLPAGWEEEVQPLYDRAFEDELTPVEGIVEALDLITLPTCVASSSSHQRLRRTLGQTGLYPRFEGRVFSASEVANGKPAPDLFLHAATRLGVDPAKCVVVEDSQYGVAAGRAAGMRTLGFAGGLTPAEWLEGPGTLVFEKMRDLPDLLR; the protein is encoded by the coding sequence GTGACGGATCTGATCGAGCTGGTGATCTTCGACTGCGACGGCGTGCTGATAGACAGTGAGCGCCTCGCGGTTCGGGTGGATGCGGTGGTTCTCGCCTCGCTCGGGTGGGAACTGTCCGAGGAGGAGATCATCCGCCGCTTCGTGGGACGCTCGCACGCCTACATGGTCTCGGAGATCGAGGCGCACCTGGGCCGTCCGCTGCCGGCGGGGTGGGAGGAGGAGGTCCAGCCGCTCTACGACCGGGCCTTCGAAGACGAGTTGACGCCGGTCGAGGGGATCGTCGAGGCGCTGGACCTGATCACCCTGCCGACCTGTGTCGCCTCCAGCAGCAGCCATCAGCGCCTGCGCCGCACCCTCGGGCAGACCGGGCTCTACCCCCGCTTCGAAGGTCGTGTGTTCAGCGCGAGCGAAGTGGCGAACGGCAAGCCGGCCCCCGACCTGTTCCTGCACGCGGCCACCCGGTTGGGGGTCGACCCGGCGAAGTGCGTTGTCGTCGAGGACAGTCAGTACGGGGTTGCCGCGGGTCGGGCCGCCGGGATGCGGACCCTCGGGTTCGCGGGCGGCCTGACGCCTGCGGAGTGGCTGGAGGGGCCGGGCACGCTGGTCTTCGAGAAGATGCGGGACCTTCCGGATCTCCTTCGGTAG
- a CDS encoding NAD(P)H-quinone oxidoreductase yields the protein MYAMTIPEPGGPDALVWAKVPDPTPGEGEVLVEVAATAVNRADLLQRQGFYNPPPGASPYPGLECSGRIVALGPGVAGWAVGDEVCALLAGGGYAERVAVPVGQLLPIPKGLGLVAAAALPEVACTVWSNVFMVAHLRPAETVLLHGGASGIGTMAIQLAKAVGAKVIVTAGSAKKLDRCAELGADVGINYREQDFVEAVREATGGAGVDVILDIMGAKYLQRNVDALAVNGRLVIIGLQGGVEGQLNLSTLLAKRAAVAATSLRPRPLAEKAAIVAAVREHVWPLIESGVVKPVVDRVMPLTAVADAHRVVEASEQVGKIVLQA from the coding sequence ATGTATGCGATGACGATTCCAGAGCCCGGTGGACCCGACGCACTCGTCTGGGCCAAGGTGCCCGACCCGACGCCCGGCGAGGGCGAAGTCCTGGTCGAGGTGGCGGCGACCGCCGTCAACCGCGCCGACCTGCTGCAGCGCCAGGGGTTCTACAACCCGCCGCCCGGCGCCTCGCCCTACCCCGGCCTGGAGTGCTCGGGCCGGATCGTGGCGCTGGGTCCCGGGGTGGCCGGCTGGGCGGTGGGCGACGAGGTCTGCGCCCTGCTGGCCGGCGGCGGCTACGCCGAGCGGGTGGCCGTGCCGGTGGGCCAACTGCTGCCGATCCCCAAGGGCCTGGGCCTGGTGGCCGCCGCCGCGCTGCCCGAGGTGGCCTGCACGGTCTGGTCCAACGTCTTCATGGTGGCCCATCTGCGGCCCGCCGAGACGGTGCTGCTGCACGGCGGGGCGAGCGGGATCGGGACGATGGCGATCCAGCTGGCCAAGGCGGTCGGGGCGAAGGTGATCGTGACGGCGGGCAGCGCGAAGAAGCTCGACCGCTGTGCGGAGCTGGGCGCGGATGTCGGGATCAACTACCGCGAGCAGGACTTCGTGGAGGCGGTCCGCGAGGCCACCGGCGGGGCCGGGGTGGATGTGATCCTGGACATCATGGGCGCCAAGTACCTGCAGCGGAACGTGGACGCGCTGGCGGTGAACGGGCGGCTGGTGATCATCGGTCTGCAGGGCGGTGTGGAGGGCCAGTTGAACCTCTCAACGCTGCTGGCCAAGCGCGCCGCGGTGGCGGCCACCTCGCTGCGTCCGCGGCCGCTGGCGGAGAAGGCGGCGATCGTGGCGGCGGTGCGTGAGCACGTCTGGCCGCTGATCGAGTCGGGGGTGGTGAAACCGGTGGTGGACCGGGTGATGCCGCTGACCGCCGTCGCCGACGCGCACCGGGTGGTGGAGGCGAGCGAGCAGGTGGGGAAGATCGTGCTGCAGGCCTGA
- a CDS encoding cyclodeaminase/cyclohydrolase family protein: MRDEPISVFLDRLADRVPAPGGGASAALQAAQAGALLGMVARYTSGEKYAAHQQVVERIRRESDTLRARALTLAEQDAAAFTAVTDAYRLPRESDQDKAARTAAIAEALAGAARPPADVIAVALDLVELAEALLPIGNPNVITDIAAAAEAARAAAVTARVNVEVNLTGLRDERVRSGLVAETARVDEIATRAERITAAVREEIAK, encoded by the coding sequence GTGCGCGACGAGCCGATCAGTGTTTTCCTCGACCGCCTGGCCGACCGGGTCCCCGCCCCCGGCGGCGGCGCGTCGGCCGCCCTGCAGGCCGCCCAGGCGGGCGCCCTGCTGGGCATGGTGGCCCGCTACACGAGCGGCGAGAAGTACGCCGCCCACCAGCAGGTGGTGGAGCGGATCCGCCGCGAGAGCGACACCCTGCGGGCCCGGGCGCTGACCCTCGCCGAGCAGGACGCGGCCGCGTTCACCGCCGTCACCGACGCCTACCGGCTGCCCCGCGAGAGCGATCAGGACAAGGCCGCCAGGACCGCCGCCATCGCCGAGGCGCTGGCCGGAGCGGCCCGCCCGCCGGCCGACGTGATCGCGGTCGCCCTGGACCTGGTCGAGCTCGCCGAGGCGCTGCTGCCGATCGGCAACCCCAACGTGATCACGGACATCGCGGCGGCGGCCGAGGCGGCCCGCGCGGCGGCCGTCACCGCGCGGGTCAACGTCGAGGTGAATCTCACCGGGCTGCGGGACGAACGGGTGCGCAGCGGACTGGTCGCCGAGACCGCGCGGGTGGACGAGATCGCCACCCGCGCCGAGCGGATCACCGCCGCCGTCCGCGAGGAGATCGCCAAGTAG
- a CDS encoding molybdopterin molybdotransferase MoeA, whose product MAGQAVRAPLPAERLDLAAALGRTLADPLTALTDLPAFDTSAMDGWAVAGPGPWRLAGRVLAGRTPPPLADGWATEIATGAQLPPGATAVLRREHGRAEGGTSLHELVASGLPPGQDVRPRGQECRRAEALLPAGTVVTPAVLGLAAACGYDRLPVRRRPTVELLVLGDELLAAGLPRPGLVRDALGPLLEPWLSAAGAELIGRRFVQDDLGLLQDAIGQSPAEVVVTTGGTAAGPVDFLHPALAAAGGRLLVDGVAVRPGHPMLLAELPGGRHLVGLPGNPLAAVAGTATLALPLLHGLAGRPPGPGRFARTQAALPGHPSDTRLLPVRLTEHGPVPLAFDGPAMLRGLALADALAVVPPGGLPAGGRVELLATP is encoded by the coding sequence CTGGCCGGGCAGGCCGTCCGCGCGCCACTGCCCGCCGAGCGGCTCGACCTCGCGGCGGCGCTCGGCCGCACGCTGGCCGACCCGCTCACCGCGCTGACCGACCTGCCCGCCTTCGACACCTCCGCGATGGACGGCTGGGCGGTGGCAGGACCCGGCCCCTGGCGGCTGGCCGGACGCGTGCTGGCCGGCCGCACGCCGCCCCCGCTGGCGGACGGCTGGGCGACCGAGATCGCCACCGGCGCCCAGCTCCCGCCGGGCGCCACCGCCGTGCTGCGCCGCGAGCACGGCCGGGCCGAGGGCGGCACGAGCCTGCACGAGCTGGTCGCCAGCGGGCTGCCGCCGGGCCAGGACGTCCGGCCGCGCGGCCAGGAGTGCCGCCGGGCGGAGGCGCTGCTGCCCGCCGGGACCGTCGTCACCCCCGCCGTCCTCGGGCTCGCCGCGGCCTGCGGCTACGACCGCCTGCCGGTCCGGCGCCGGCCGACCGTGGAGCTGCTGGTGCTCGGCGACGAGTTGCTCGCCGCGGGTCTGCCCCGCCCCGGGCTGGTCCGCGACGCGCTGGGACCGCTGCTGGAGCCCTGGTTGTCGGCGGCCGGCGCGGAGTTGATCGGCCGTCGCTTCGTACAGGACGATCTCGGACTGCTCCAGGACGCCATCGGGCAGTCCCCGGCCGAGGTGGTGGTGACCACCGGCGGCACGGCGGCCGGTCCGGTCGACTTCCTGCACCCGGCGCTCGCGGCGGCCGGCGGGCGGCTGCTGGTGGACGGGGTGGCCGTCCGCCCCGGGCACCCGATGCTGCTCGCCGAGCTGCCCGGTGGCCGGCACCTGGTGGGACTGCCCGGCAACCCGCTGGCGGCGGTGGCCGGGACGGCGACCCTCGCGCTGCCGCTGCTGCACGGGCTCGCCGGCCGCCCGCCCGGGCCCGGCCGCTTCGCGCGGACGCAGGCGGCGCTGCCCGGCCACCCGTCCGACACCCGGCTGCTGCCGGTGCGGCTCACCGAGCACGGCCCGGTGCCGCTGGCCTTCGATGGCCCGGCGATGCTGCGCGGCCTCGCGCTCGCCGACGCCCTGGCGGTCGTCCCCCCGGGCGGACTGCCCGCCGGCGGACGGGTCGAGCTGCTCGCCACGCCGTAG
- a CDS encoding MBL fold metallo-hydrolase, which produces MTSSPPPEESADRPGGANGGGRQDGSRGAAAPGPTLEIDVFVGPESAFFVTSTLIIGRRDAILVDAQLTRSAGRELAEWIAGKDRNLLAIVITHPHPDHYFGVEEVLRLFPQAHVLAAPQVVDEIVRTAAGKVVQWRPVFGDDLPEAPVVPRALLPQPLMIDRQLIRVLYLGQGDSAHCTVVHVPGARTVIAGDLVYNGTHVWTAETTPAERGVWAQNLGRIADLGVERVIAGHRAPDQDDDAARVLTFTDDYLKEFDRLLAEHPGDPEGLVTAMSERFWLTLPQFLELGAAANTARPAEPVSPEEGDEGSEGDEGDEGAEDEEA; this is translated from the coding sequence GTGACGTCGTCGCCACCGCCCGAGGAGAGTGCCGACCGGCCCGGCGGCGCGAACGGCGGCGGTCGGCAGGACGGTTCGAGGGGCGCCGCGGCGCCCGGGCCGACGCTGGAGATCGACGTCTTCGTCGGCCCGGAGTCGGCCTTCTTCGTCACCTCCACCCTGATCATCGGCCGGCGCGACGCGATCCTGGTCGACGCCCAGCTCACCCGCAGCGCGGGCCGCGAGCTCGCCGAGTGGATCGCCGGCAAGGACCGCAACCTGCTGGCCATCGTGATCACCCACCCGCACCCCGACCACTACTTCGGTGTGGAGGAGGTGCTGCGGCTGTTCCCGCAGGCGCATGTGCTGGCGGCGCCGCAGGTGGTCGACGAGATCGTCCGGACGGCGGCCGGCAAGGTGGTCCAGTGGCGCCCGGTCTTCGGTGACGACCTCCCCGAGGCGCCGGTCGTCCCGCGCGCCCTGCTGCCGCAGCCGCTGATGATCGACCGCCAGCTGATCCGGGTGCTCTACCTCGGGCAGGGCGACAGCGCGCACTGCACGGTCGTGCACGTCCCCGGCGCCCGGACGGTGATCGCCGGCGACCTCGTCTACAACGGGACGCACGTGTGGACCGCCGAGACCACCCCCGCCGAGCGCGGCGTCTGGGCGCAGAACCTGGGGCGGATCGCCGACCTGGGCGTCGAGCGGGTGATCGCCGGGCACCGGGCACCGGACCAGGACGACGACGCGGCGCGGGTGCTCACCTTCACCGACGACTACCTCAAGGAGTTCGACCGGCTGCTCGCCGAGCACCCGGGCGACCCGGAGGGGCTGGTCACCGCGATGAGCGAGCGCTTCTGGCTGACGCTGCCGCAGTTCCTGGAGCTGGGCGCGGCGGCGAACACCGCGCGGCCCGCGGAGCCCGTGAGCCCGGAGGAGGGCGACGAAGGCAGCGAGGGCGACGAGGGCGACGAAGGCGCGGAGGACGAGGAAGCCTGA
- a CDS encoding NAD(P)H-dependent oxidoreductase, giving the protein MATLLHIDSSALFEGSVSREVSAAFRTEWEAANPGGTVIYRDLALTPTPHLDAAAISGAFTPADQRTPEQLAAHNVRDELISELEQADHVVIGAPMYNFAIPSSLKAWIDQVVLFGRTAGAEKSAAGTPVTVIASRGGSYAAGSPRESFEFATNYVEKVLTELLGLEVTLVVPEFTMAKANPALAEFVETAEASKAKALQDAAAIAKATAERVAV; this is encoded by the coding sequence ATGGCCACGCTGCTGCACATCGACTCGTCGGCTCTTTTCGAGGGTTCCGTCTCCCGCGAGGTCTCGGCCGCCTTCCGTACCGAGTGGGAGGCCGCCAACCCGGGCGGCACGGTGATCTACCGCGACCTCGCCCTCACCCCCACGCCGCACCTGGACGCCGCCGCGATCTCGGGGGCCTTCACCCCGGCCGACCAGCGCACGCCCGAGCAGCTGGCCGCCCACAACGTGCGCGACGAGCTGATCTCCGAGCTGGAGCAGGCCGACCACGTGGTCATCGGCGCCCCGATGTACAACTTCGCCATCCCGTCCTCGCTCAAGGCCTGGATCGACCAGGTGGTCCTCTTCGGCCGTACCGCGGGTGCGGAGAAGTCCGCCGCCGGCACCCCCGTCACCGTGATCGCCTCGCGCGGTGGCTCCTACGCCGCGGGTAGCCCGCGCGAGTCCTTCGAGTTCGCCACCAACTACGTGGAGAAGGTGCTGACCGAGCTGCTGGGCCTGGAGGTCACCCTGGTGGTCCCCGAGTTCACCATGGCCAAGGCCAACCCGGCGCTCGCCGAGTTCGTCGAGACCGCCGAGGCCTCCAAGGCCAAGGCCCTCCAGGACGCCGCCGCGATCGCCAAGGCCACCGCGGAGCGCGTCGCGGTCTGA
- a CDS encoding helix-turn-helix domain-containing protein has protein sequence MSKPAAPTTAANACSGVDVAMHRVFELLGKRWSGLILAVLTQQPGYFSELRRAIPGISERMLSDRLTELAEAGLVLRQVDEGPPLRVSYQLTEAGLALGPALEALHRWASTHLADRAGPPTSCPPSSC, from the coding sequence ATGAGCAAGCCAGCAGCACCCACGACCGCGGCCAACGCCTGTTCCGGTGTGGACGTCGCCATGCACCGGGTGTTCGAGCTCCTCGGCAAGCGCTGGTCCGGCCTGATCCTGGCCGTCCTCACCCAGCAACCCGGCTACTTCTCCGAACTGCGCCGGGCGATCCCGGGCATCAGCGAGCGGATGCTCTCCGACCGGCTGACCGAACTGGCCGAGGCCGGCCTGGTGCTGCGCCAGGTCGACGAGGGCCCGCCGCTGCGGGTCAGCTACCAGCTCACCGAAGCGGGCCTCGCCCTCGGCCCGGCGCTGGAGGCACTGCACCGCTGGGCCTCCACCCACCTCGCGGACCGCGCCGGCCCGCCCACGTCCTGCCCGCCCTCCTCCTGCTGA
- a CDS encoding RNA polymerase sigma factor: MSDSEVHRTIDAVWRIEAARLIAGLARLVRDVGVAEELAQDALVAALEQWPKEGIPDNPGAWLMATAKHRAIDLLRRKERLAHKLEQLGHELETGASGAAAPAPDAVAERDGTIEDDLLRLVFTACHPVLSTEARVALTLRLLGGLTTDEIARAFLVADSTVAQRIVRAKRTLAKAQVPFEVPQGPELADRLSSVLEVVYLIFNEGYAATAGDDWMRPALCEEALRLGRILAELVPKEPEVHGLVALMEIQASRAAARTGPGGVPVLLLDQDRGRWDQLLIRRGLAALERAQELGGAGGGYALQAAIAACHARARTAAETDWVRIAALYAALARRTPSPVVELNRAVALSMAFGPATGLELVDQLTEEPSLRTYHLLPSVRGDLLARVGRLDEAREEFVRAAALTRNERERAVLLARAADCVQRPGEAGPPP, encoded by the coding sequence GTGAGCGATTCCGAGGTGCACCGCACCATCGACGCTGTCTGGCGGATCGAGGCGGCCCGGCTGATCGCCGGGCTCGCCCGGTTGGTGCGTGATGTCGGGGTCGCCGAGGAGCTGGCGCAGGACGCGCTGGTCGCGGCGCTGGAGCAGTGGCCGAAGGAGGGCATCCCGGACAATCCGGGCGCCTGGCTGATGGCCACCGCGAAGCACCGCGCGATCGACCTGCTGCGCCGCAAGGAGCGCCTGGCCCACAAGCTGGAGCAGCTCGGCCATGAGCTGGAGACCGGCGCGTCCGGCGCCGCGGCGCCCGCGCCGGACGCGGTGGCGGAGCGGGACGGCACGATCGAGGACGATCTGCTGCGCCTGGTGTTCACCGCCTGCCACCCGGTGCTGTCCACCGAGGCGCGGGTCGCGCTGACCCTGCGGCTGCTCGGCGGGCTGACGACGGACGAGATCGCCCGGGCGTTCCTGGTCGCGGATTCCACCGTCGCGCAGCGCATCGTGCGGGCCAAACGGACGCTGGCCAAGGCGCAGGTGCCGTTCGAGGTGCCGCAGGGCCCGGAGTTGGCGGACCGGCTCTCCTCGGTGCTCGAAGTGGTGTATCTGATCTTCAATGAGGGGTACGCGGCGACCGCCGGCGACGACTGGATGCGGCCGGCGCTCTGCGAGGAGGCGCTGCGGCTGGGCCGGATCCTGGCCGAGCTGGTGCCCAAGGAGCCGGAGGTGCATGGGCTGGTCGCGCTGATGGAGATCCAGGCCTCCCGCGCGGCGGCTCGGACCGGGCCGGGCGGCGTGCCCGTACTGCTGCTCGACCAGGATCGCGGGCGGTGGGACCAGCTGCTGATCCGGCGCGGGCTCGCGGCCCTGGAACGGGCTCAGGAGCTCGGTGGCGCGGGCGGCGGGTACGCCCTGCAGGCCGCGATCGCCGCCTGCCACGCCCGGGCCAGGACGGCGGCGGAGACGGACTGGGTGCGGATCGCCGCGCTGTACGCGGCGCTCGCGCGGCGCACGCCGTCGCCCGTGGTGGAGCTGAACCGGGCGGTGGCGCTGTCGATGGCGTTCGGCCCGGCCACCGGTCTCGAGCTGGTCGACCAGCTCACCGAGGAGCCGTCGCTGAGGACGTACCACCTGCTGCCGAGCGTCCGGGGTGACCTGCTGGCCAGGGTCGGGCGGCTCGACGAGGCGCGCGAGGAGTTCGTCCGCGCGGCCGCGCTGACCCGCAACGAGCGCGAGCGCGCCGTGCTGCTGGCGCGGGCGGCCGACTGCGTTCAGCGGCCGGGTGAGGCCGGCCCGCCGCCTTGA
- a CDS encoding YciI family protein, with translation MMLVRADEATEAGVLPSRELVEEMGRYNEELVKAGVLLAADGLHPSSKGARVEFHAGRPTVTDGPFAEAKELIAGFWIIQVTSKEEAVQWASRVPFGEGGVVELRQVFEPGDFPEEIVTPEAAAREEKLREELQRQSAQR, from the coding sequence ATGATGCTGGTCAGGGCCGACGAGGCCACCGAGGCGGGCGTGCTCCCCAGCAGGGAGCTGGTCGAGGAGATGGGCAGGTACAACGAGGAGCTGGTCAAGGCGGGTGTGCTGCTGGCGGCGGACGGGCTGCACCCCAGCTCCAAGGGGGCCAGGGTCGAGTTCCACGCGGGCCGGCCGACGGTCACCGACGGGCCGTTCGCCGAGGCGAAGGAGCTGATCGCCGGCTTCTGGATCATCCAGGTGACGTCGAAGGAGGAGGCCGTCCAGTGGGCCTCGCGGGTGCCCTTCGGTGAGGGCGGAGTGGTGGAGCTGCGCCAGGTGTTCGAGCCGGGGGACTTCCCCGAGGAGATCGTGACGCCCGAGGCCGCCGCGCGCGAGGAGAAGCTGCGCGAGGAGCTGCAGCGGCAGTCCGCGCAGCGGTAG
- the dnaB gene encoding replicative DNA helicase, with protein MPVSRSRTAVAAGGGGGKGGPGGGGGKGDFRKRDQDGDKGGDRDRSGGVEGFERVPPQDLAAEQSVLGGMLLSKDAIADVVEVLKPHDYYRPAHELVHSAILDLYARGEPADPITVASELTKRGELVRVGGPGYLHTLVNSVPTAANAEYYAEIVHERAVLRRLVEAGTRIAGMGYAAEGDVDEIVNAAQAEIYAVTEQRTSEDYAPLADIMEGALDEIEAIGSRQGQMSGVPTGFADLDALTNGLHPGQMIVIAARPAMGKSTLALDFSRACSITNGLPSVIFSLEMGRNEIAMRLLSAEARVALHHMRSGNMTDDDWTRVARRMPDVTAAPLFIDDSPNLSMMEIRAKCRRLKQRQDLKLVVIDYLQLMQSGGSRRAESRQQEVSDMSRNLKLLAKELEVPVIALSQLNRGPEQRTDKKPMVSDLRESGSIEQDADMVILLHREDAYEKESPRAGEADLIVAKHRNGPTATITVAFQGHYSRFVDMTRD; from the coding sequence CCCCGGCGGCGGTGGTGGCAAGGGCGACTTCCGCAAGCGCGACCAGGACGGCGACAAGGGCGGCGACCGCGACCGCTCCGGCGGTGTCGAGGGCTTCGAACGGGTGCCCCCGCAGGACCTCGCCGCCGAGCAGTCCGTCCTCGGCGGCATGCTGCTCTCCAAGGACGCCATCGCCGACGTCGTCGAGGTGCTGAAACCGCACGACTACTACCGCCCGGCCCACGAGCTCGTCCACAGCGCGATCCTCGACCTCTACGCCCGCGGCGAGCCGGCCGACCCGATCACCGTCGCCAGCGAGCTCACCAAGCGCGGCGAGCTGGTCCGCGTCGGCGGTCCCGGCTATCTGCACACCCTGGTCAACTCCGTCCCGACCGCCGCCAACGCCGAGTACTACGCCGAGATCGTCCACGAGCGCGCGGTGCTGCGCCGCCTGGTCGAGGCGGGCACCCGGATCGCCGGCATGGGCTACGCCGCCGAAGGCGACGTCGACGAGATCGTCAACGCCGCCCAGGCCGAGATCTACGCCGTCACCGAGCAGCGCACCAGCGAGGACTACGCCCCGCTCGCCGACATCATGGAGGGCGCCCTCGACGAGATCGAGGCCATCGGCTCCCGCCAGGGCCAGATGTCCGGAGTCCCCACCGGCTTCGCCGACCTCGACGCCCTCACCAACGGCCTGCACCCGGGCCAGATGATCGTCATCGCCGCGCGCCCCGCGATGGGAAAGTCGACACTGGCGTTGGACTTCTCGCGGGCCTGCTCGATCACCAACGGCCTGCCGAGCGTGATCTTCTCGCTCGAAATGGGCCGCAACGAGATCGCCATGCGCCTCCTCTCGGCCGAGGCGCGGGTCGCACTGCACCACATGCGCTCGGGCAACATGACGGACGACGACTGGACCCGGGTCGCCCGCCGGATGCCGGACGTCACCGCCGCGCCGCTCTTCATCGACGACTCCCCCAACCTGTCGATGATGGAGATCCGCGCCAAGTGCCGCCGTCTGAAGCAGCGTCAGGACCTCAAGCTGGTGGTCATCGACTACCTCCAGCTGATGCAGTCCGGCGGCTCCCGGCGGGCCGAGAGCCGCCAGCAGGAGGTCTCCGACATGTCGCGAAACCTCAAGCTGCTGGCCAAGGAGCTGGAGGTCCCGGTGATCGCGCTCTCCCAGCTGAACCGTGGTCCCGAACAGCGCACCGACAAGAAGCCGATGGTCTCCGACCTGCGTGAATCGGGCTCCATCGAGCAGGACGCCGACATGGTCATCCTGCTCCACCGCGAGGACGCCTACGAGAAGGAGTCCCCCCGCGCGGGCGAGGCCGACCTGATCGTCGCCAAGCACCGAAACGGCCCCACCGCCACCATCACGGTCGCCTTCCAGGGCCACTACTCCCGCTTCGTCGACATGACGCGGGACTGA